The Rhinolophus ferrumequinum isolate MPI-CBG mRhiFer1 chromosome 2, mRhiFer1_v1.p, whole genome shotgun sequence genome includes the window AAATGCTAGCGTCCAACACAATGGACTCCCAGATGCTAGCGTCCAACACAATGGACTCCCAGATGTTAGCCTCTAGCACCATGGACTCCCAGATGTTAGCCACCAGCTCCATGGACTCCCAGATGTTAGCCACCAGCTCCATGGACTCCCAGATGTTAGCCACCAGCTCCATGGACTCCCAGATGTTAGCCACCAGCTCCATGGACTCCCAGATGTTAGCCACCAGCTCCATGGACTCCCAGATGTTAGCCACCAGCTCCATGGACTCCCAGATGTTAGCCACCAGCTCCATGGACTCCCAGATGTTAGCAACCAGCACCATGGACTCCCAGATGTTAGCAACCAGCACCATGGACTCCCAGATGTTAGCGACTAGCTCTATGGATTCCCAGATGTTAGCGTCTGGCACTATGGACTCTCAAATGTTAGCTTCCGGCACCATGGATGCCCAGATGTTAGCGTCTGGTACCATGGATGCCCAGATGTTAGCATCTAGTACCCAAGATTCTGCTATGTTGGGTTCAAAATCTCCTGATCCCTACAGGTTAGCTCAGGATCCTTACAGGTTAGCTCAGGATCCCTATAGGTTAGGTCATGACCCTTACAGGCTAGGTCATGATGCCTACAGGTTAGGGCAAGACCCCTATAGATTAGGCCATGATCCCTACAGACTAACTCCTGATCCCTATAGGATGTCACCTAGACCATATAGGATAGCACCCAGGTCCTATAGGATAGCTCCCAGACCATATAGATTAGCACCTAGACCCCTGATGTTAGCATCTAGACGGTCTATGATGATGTCCTATGCTGCAGAACGTTCCATGATGTCATCTTATGAACGCTCTATGATGTCTTATGAGCGGTCCATGATGTCCCCTATGGCTGAGCGTTCTATGATGTCAGCCTATGAGCGCTCTATGATGTCAGCCTATGAGCGCTCTATGATGTCCCCTATGGCTGAGCGTTCTATGATGTCAGCTTATGAACGCTCTATGATGTCAGCTTATGAGCGCTCCATGATGTCCCCAATGGCTGACCGATCTATGATGTCCATGGGTGCCGACCGGTCTATGATGTCATCGTACTCTGCTGCTGACCGGTCTATGATGTCATCGTACTCTGCAGCTGACCGATCTATGATGTCATCTTATACTGCTGATCGTTCAATGATGTCTATGGCAGCTGATTCTTACACTGATTCTTACACTGATACATACACGGAGGCATATATGGTGCCACCTTTGCCTCCTGAAGAGCCTCCAACAATGCCACCATTGCCACCTGAGGAGCCACCGATGACACCACCATTGCCTCCTGAGGAACCGCCAGAGGGTCCCACATTACCCACTGAGCAGTCAGCGTTAACAGCTGAAAATGCTTGGCCATCTGAGATGACAGCAGTACCTCCTGAAGAGTCTGTACCGCCGCCTGAACCTCCTGTGAGTCAAAATGAGATTTCAGAGCCTTCGGTAGTACTTGCTAATTATTCAATGTCAGCATCAGAGCCTTCAGTGTTACCATCAGAGGCTGCCGTGACTGTTCCAGAGCCACCACTAGAGCCAGAGTCTTCGGCTACATCCACATCTGTAGAGTCTGCTGCAGTAGCAGAAGAACATGAAATTGTTCCAGAAAAACCTGTGACTTACTTGTTATCTGAAACTCCTATGTCAGCTGAACCAACTATGTTAACATCAGAGACTTCTATTATGTCAGAAACAGCAGAAACCTTTGCTTCCATGAGAGCTTCAGGACATGTTGCCTCAGAGGTATCTATGTCTGTGCTAGAGCCTACAGTAACTATTCCAGAGCCATCACAGAGCACTCTTGAGCTGGGTGTCTCAGAGCTACCAGCTGTGGCTGTTCCAGAGCCCCCAGCTGTGGCTGTCCCGGAGTCCCCGGCCGAAGCTGTCCCAGAGCCCCCAGCCGAGACTGTCAGGGAGCCCCTGGCTGTGTCTGCCCCAGGGCCTCCGGCTGAGGCTGTCCCAGAGCCTCTGGCCTTGGTTGAGCCAGAGCGTGTTACCATTCATGTGCCAGTTTCTGCCCTGGAACCTGCTGTGCCTGTCCTGGAACCAGCAGTGTCAGTTCTTCAACCTAACGTGATTATTTCAGAACCATCTGTTTCTGTCCCAGAATCCACTGTGACAATTTTGGAACCTGCAGTCACTGTCTCAGAGCAGACTCAAGTAACACCAACTGAGATGGTTTTAGAGTCTGCACCAGTGATGCTGGAGTCTAGTGTTCTAAAAGGAATAAATTTACTATCTGGTGATGAAACTCGTGCTCCAGAGATTGGCACACAGGAGATTACTGTGCATTCAGAAGTAGAGCCATATGCTGAAGGACACCTGAAGAATAACTCTTATGAAAGTGAACATGGTATAAATATAGACCTTaatataaataatcatttaattgCTAATGAGGTGGAACATAGCACAGTGTCTGCTGCCAGTACTGGTGCTGTTGGTGAAATTGGTGAAGAGAAAATTTTGCCCACGAGTGAGACTAAACAATGCACAGTATTGGATACCTGCCCTAGTGTTAGTGAAACTGATGTAGGAGGAACTCTATCTTCTACTGGCCCTCTTGCTCTTGAACCTGATACAATGGGAACTAGTAAGGGTATTGAATTTGCCACAGCATCTGCTCTCAGTTCAATTAGTAAATATGATGTTGAAGTATCTTTAAATACTCAAGACACTGAACATGACATGGTAATTTCCACGAGCCCCAGTGGTGGCAGTGAGGCTGACATAGAGGGACCTTTGCCTGCTAAAGACATTCATCTTGACTTATCGTCTAATAACTTTATTAGTAGTGATGCAGAAGGACCATTACCTATGAAAGAGAGTGACCAGATAGCAGTTGCTCTCAGCCCTAAAGAAAGTAGTGCAGATAAAGAAGGACCTCTCCCTACTAAAGAGATACTATCTGGTTCAGGATTTTCTGCCAGTATTGATGATATTAATGAAGCAGATTTAGTAAGACCATTACTTCCTAAGGACATGGAACGTCTTACTAGCCTCAGAGCTGGTATTGAAGGACCTTTACTTGCGAGTGAAGTTGAACGTGACAAATCTGCTGCCAGTCCAGTTGTAGTTAATATACCAGAAAGAGCTTCAGAGTCATCTTCAGAGGAAAAAGATGATTATGAAATTTTTGTAAAAGTTAAAGACACAcatgaaaaaagcaagaaaaataagaaccGTGATAAaggtgaaaaagagaagaaaagagactcTTCATTAAGATCTCGAAGTAAGCGGTCCAAATCTTCTGAACACAAATCACGGAAGCGTACCAGTGAGTCTCGTTCTAGGGCAAGGAAGAGATCATCTAAGTCTAAGTCTCATCGCTCTCAAACACGTTCACGGTCACGTTCAAGACGCAGAAGAAGGAGCAGCAGGTCAAGATCTAAGTCTAGAGGAAGGCGATCTGTATCAAAAGAGAAACGTAAAAGATCTCCGAAGCACAGATCCAAgtccagggaaagaaaaagaaaaagatcaagcTCCAGGGATAACCGGAAAACTGTCAGAGCTCGAAGTCGCACCCCAAGTCGGCGGAGTCGGAGTCACACTCCGAGTCGTCGAAGAAGATCTCGATCTGTGGGGAGAAGGAGCTTCAGTATTTCCCCGAGCCGACGGAGCCGCACCCCGAGCCGACGGAGCCGCACCCCAAGTCGAAGGAGCCGCACCCCAAGCCGACGGAGCCGCACCCCAAGCCGACGGAGCCGCACCCCAAGCCGACGGAGCCGTACCCCAAGCCGACGGAGCCGCACTCCTAGCCGTCGGAGAAGATCAAGGTCTGTGGTAAGAAGACGAAGCTTTAGTATATCACCAGTCAGATTAAGGCGATCACGAACACCCTTGAGAAGAAGGTTTAGCAGATCTCCCCTCCGTCGTAAGCGATCCCGGTCTTCTGAAAGAGGCAGATCACCTAAACGTCTAACAGATTTgagtaagtcatttaaaaatttaatggttGTGTAATAGAGAATTATTTAACTCTGTGTTTTTCTGATCTTTGAGTCATGGGTTATTTTGGGCTATTGGTTTAGGAtaagtgtttctttttaagttttaataggTTAGTTTGTGTTTAGAAAATGTGGGGATAAGTACTTTTGTAATTAGAGTTAAAAAGACCTGTTTTGGAGTCTGTTAGAACCAAGGTGTTTTCAAACTTGAATGTTTTAGTTTGCTTGAACCATTTTCCATAACCGAAAGTGGAAAGTAGAAGTCTTGTTAGAGACAAGGCTAGTATATGCTCAGGTTGTTACTATAATATTCCAACACAAATCCTTGCAAATAAGCCTCAAGTTACAATGTTTCTTTAGTGTTACATGTGTTAAAATAGCAACATAGCACTGTTAAATGTTTGTGAAGATAATTCTAATTAGGTATAATGGAGAAGGGAAGTGAATAGGGAATTTTGCTTATAGGGAGTTATTTACCTTGGTAGGTGATACtagtaaaataaagtgaaatttattagaatgattttaataatctgccttactttaaaaataaaatactgtaatgcCCCCTGATTTTAAGAAGTGCACAGAGGTAATAATAAAAACGTATGGTTAACGCATGACTACCTGCAGAAATAATGGATCATTTATCATCCCAGGTTGGACATTTCCAAGTCAGTGTTGTCTAAAGAAAAAGATCCTAAGAGAACTATAAGGGAGAACGCATTCAGTctaacaaaacatttttgagttctttttcaTTCAAAGGAGAGGAACAGTATGTAATCCCTGAAGTGATTACAAGTTAGTAGAGGAGACATGGATAAAGTACATATGTGTCTCTTTAATCAAATAGTAAAATTACCAAAAAGAGCAGAGTGTGATGATTGCTGTAAATATAGGTAAGGTGCTTTGGGAGCTCAATGGAGGGGAATGTTAAATTCTGAATTATGACTTGTTATAAGAGGTGGCACTTGAACTTGGGCTGAAAAAGTGGTTTAAAATGTCAGATTAGAAAGAAAGTAGTTTAGGGGCatgataattttggaaaataaaataggctTTGGCAGGTGTGTGTCTTAGAGTATGTCAAGGTGATCATTATAGGCGTATAATTTAGCTATCTTCTGTGGTATTTGAATGGGAGGCTAAAAGTGGACTTAATTCTTTAAATGGGCATTCGCTTAAAACCTGAGCCAAAGAGTGATTTGATCACAGCTGTAAGTTAGGGCAGAAAattgatgttttcagttttgttagtATATAAAACTTTTGATAATACAAAATGTATAGTCTTTTAGAAAAACTGCTTATATTTCTCCTCTTACAGATAAGGCTCAATTACTTGAAATAGCCAAAGCTAATGCAGCTGCCATGTGTGCTAAGGCTGGTGTTCCTTTACCGCCAAACCTAA containing:
- the SON gene encoding protein SON isoform X5, whose translation is MATNIEQIFRSFVVSKFREIQQELSSGRSEGQLNGETNTPIEGNQAGDAAASARSLPNEEIVQKIEEVLSGVLDTELRYKPDLKEASRKSRCVSVQTDPTDEIPAKKSKKHKKHKNKKKKKKKEKEKKYKRQPEESESKPKSHHDGNMDLESDSILKFDSEPSAMALEHSVRAFGLSETSESPAVVLEPPIVSMEVSQPHTLETLKPVTKTAELSVASSSVISVQSEQSVAVTLEPSVTKTLDSFAAAPVPTTTVALKSSESAVPMSVAYQMKSVLKSSESTPPEPSKITLEPPVVKVLEPSETLAVSSETPEAYPEPSTSTPMDFPESSATEVLRLPEQPVEVPSEIADSSMTRSQELLELPKTTALELLESSVASAMELPGPPATSMPELQGPPVTPVLELPGPSATPVPELPGPLSTPVPELLGPPATAVPELPGPSVTSVPQLSQELPGLPAPSVGLEPPQEVSEPPVMAQELPGLPAVTAAVESPGQPAVTVAMELTEQPVTTTELEQPVGMTTMEHPGQPEVTTATGLLGQPEAAMVLELPGQPVATTALELPGQPSVTGVPELPGLPSATRALELSGQPVATGALELPGQLMATGALEFSGQSGAAGALELLGQPLATGVLELPGQPGAPELPGQPVATVALEISVQSVVTTELSTMTVSQSLEVPSTTALESYNTVAQELPTTLVGETSITVGVDPLMAQESHMLASNTMETHMLASNTMDSQMLASNTMDSQMLASNTMDSQMLASSTMDSQMLATSSMDSQMLATSSMDSQMLATSSMDSQMLATSSMDSQMLATSSMDSQMLATSSMDSQMLATSSMDSQMLATSTMDSQMLATSTMDSQMLATSSMDSQMLASGTMDSQMLASGTMDAQMLASGTMDAQMLASSTQDSAMLGSKSPDPYRLAQDPYRLAQDPYRLGHDPYRLGHDAYRLGQDPYRLGHDPYRLTPDPYRMSPRPYRIAPRSYRIAPRPYRLAPRPLMLASRRSMMMSYAAERSMMSSYERSMMSYERSMMSPMAERSMMSAYERSMMSAYERSMMSPMAERSMMSAYERSMMSAYERSMMSPMADRSMMSMGADRSMMSSYSAADRSMMSSYSAADRSMMSSYTADRSMMSMAADSYTDSYTDTYTEAYMVPPLPPEEPPTMPPLPPEEPPMTPPLPPEEPPEGPTLPTEQSALTAENAWPSEMTAVPPEESVPPPEPPVSQNEISEPSVVLANYSMSASEPSVLPSEAAVTVPEPPLEPESSATSTSVESAAVAEEHEIVPEKPVTYLLSETPMSAEPTMLTSETSIMSETAETFASMRASGHVASEVSMSVLEPTVTIPEPSQSTLELGVSELPAVAVPEPPAVAVPESPAEAVPEPPAETVREPLAVSAPGPPAEAVPEPLALVEPERVTIHVPVSALEPAVPVLEPAVSVLQPNVIISEPSVSVPESTVTILEPAVTVSEQTQVTPTEMVLESAPVMLESSVLKGINLLSGDETRAPEIGTQEITVHSEVEPYAEGHLKNNSYESEHGINIDLNINNHLIANEVEHSTVSAASTGAVGEIGEEKILPTSETKQCTVLDTCPSVSETDVGGTLSSTGPLALEPDTMGTSKGIEFATASALSSISKYDVEVSLNTQDTEHDMVISTSPSGGSEADIEGPLPAKDIHLDLSSNNFISSDAEGPLPMKESDQIAVALSPKESSADKEGPLPTKEILSGSGFSASIDDINEADLVRPLLPKDMERLTSLRAGIEGPLLASEVERDKSAASPVVVNIPERASESSSEEKDDYEIFVKVKDTHEKSKKNKNRDKGEKEKKRDSSLRSRSKRSKSSEHKSRKRTSESRSRARKRSSKSKSHRSQTRSRSRSRRRRRSSRSRSKSRGRRSVSKEKRKRSPKHRSKSRERKRKRSSSRDNRKTVRARSRTPSRRSRSHTPSRRRRSRSVGRRSFSISPSRRSRTPSRRSRTPSRRSRTPSRRSRTPSRRSRTPSRRSRTPSRRSRTPSRRRRSRSVVRRRSFSISPVRLRRSRTPLRRRFSRSPLRRKRSRSSERGRSPKRLTDLNKAQLLEIAKANAAAMCAKAGVPLPPNLKPAPPPTIEEKVAKKSGGATIEELTEF